Below is a window of Chloroflexota bacterium DNA.
TAGCCTCCACGAGGCCATCATGCAATCGCCCTGCAGAACACCCCCGCTCAGTGGGCGGGGGTGTTTTCGGCTGGTACGCTGCAGAGCCTGTCTCAGGGTCTCGGGCCTGTCGCGCGGGGCTACTTAAAGTGGTCCCCGCGCTGACTGGTGCAGGGCGTGGAGCGTTACCGTCCCAGCACCACGGGGGCGCACACGATCAGGTCGTTGCCGGTCCACACGTCGAGCTGGTAGCTGCCGCCTTCCAGCCCGGGGAACCGGAAGCTGCCGTCGCCGTCCGCGTCCATCTCGGCGCGGTGGCTGCCGTTCTCCAGCAGGACGGTCGCCTGTGGGACCGGCTCGCCGTCCCAGGAGACCTGCCCCGTCAGCAGATGCCGACTCGGGCGGGAGTCCGGTGCGCCCTGGATCATCACCTCGTACTCGTCGGCGGCGAACAGGAGCGTGTGCCCGAGCGCGGTCGCGCCGCGGACGCCCACCCGAGCCGTGCGTGGGCCCAGGTTGTAGACCAGCGTCGCCACCAGCCGGCGCAGCGGGCTGTCCGTCTGCTCGACGGCGGCGGCTGGGCGCGGCTGCTGCGCGATCTGGCAGGCCCGGATCAGTTGCTGCTGCGACACCAGCGGCAGGCCATCTGCTTTCAGCACGGCAGTCAGTGCCTCGACGGCATCGGCTGCGAGCCGTCCCTCCCCCAGCAG
It encodes the following:
- a CDS encoding carboxypeptidase regulatory-like domain-containing protein, whose protein sequence is MIEQNPTAEGVLHGARQVAPIFQLLGEGRLAADAVEALTAVLKADGLPLVSQQQLIRACQIAQQPRPAAAVEQTDSPLRRLVATLVYNLGPRTARVGVRGATALGHTLLFAADEYEVMIQGAPDSRPSRHLLTGQVSWDGEPVPQATVLLENGSHRAEMDADGDGSFRFPGLEGGSYQLDVWTGNDLIVCAPVVLGR